The Terriglobales bacterium genome includes the window AATAACAGACCTACTGCCCAGAATATGAGCAGAAAGATAAGAGAAAGCGGGCCATAAATGCTCAGAAGCGCATCTCGGCGGCGTCGTTTCCGGACCCTCAAGGCCAGCCATCTCCATGGCCTCCAAGTCGCGCGGTAAAAGCCCCGAGTTAGCCGGAAACGGCGCGTCACACGTCGTGGAAGCACAATGGTCTCGAATGCCTCCCACAGCACGATCGCAACCAGCAGGCATCCCAACACGGCCCAGAACATGGCACTCCTCGCGCAACATAATGTAACAGGTTGAGGATGAATGGTCGTGAGTTCCAGGGGTGAAGAACCGCCTAGTTTTGCTCGGCGGGGTCGGGCATGCGTTCACGCAATGCAGTCAAGAACGCAGGATCAACGGCAGCGCCCAACGATTGCGCCGTATGCACCTCGTCCCAGGCGTTCTCAAAGTGTTGGGCAGCTTGGGCGGAGGAAGTGTGAGTGCCGAGACTCCACTCGGCCAGCGCCATCCCGGTGTGCGCAGCCGCTAATTTGAAATGAATGCGAATTGCTTGACGGTATTCGTCTATCGCTTCTCTCGTCATTCCCTTGGAGGCCAAGAGCACACCTAAATAGTAGTGCGAGTCTGCGTCCAGAGGATTGTCGCGAACTGCCATATAAAACTCGACGATGGCCGGCTCTTCCTGTTTCAAGTGAAAGAGAGACATGCCCAGCCCGCTATGTCCTCCGGCAAAATTCGGCTGGAGGTGCAGCGCATTGCGAAACGATGCAGCCGATGAGGCAAATTTTCCTTGCCGGAACAACGCTGCCCCAAGATCGTAATGCAGTTGTACGTTCCGCGGCTGCGCCGCCAGGGCAGTGTTGAGTTCGGCTATGGCAGCATCAAGTCTGCCTTGCGCGATCAATTGAGTAGCTTTTCGTTCGTGGGAATTAACACGGAGCGCGGATATTCGGGCGTGAAACAATCCCGTGTCCAGACTTACCACGAAACCGATCACAGCAATTGTCAGGGCGATCGCGGCCGGTACCCAATAGGCGTGTGAGAGTCTGGTGTCTTTAACCCGCGGCTCCGCGATCGGCGCCTGCGGCGCGGTGACCGGAGACTCGCGAGGAACAGTTGCAGTTTGCGCATTGCTGGCGACCGCCGCCAAGCGATGGTCAATCCCCGCTACATCAGCTAGGGCCGTGACTATCCATCCAATCACCAGTTGTAGTGTCTTCGGCTGTAATTGGGTAAACGTGCTGGGCAGGTTCGAAAAAATCTCGAGTACCCCGAGCATTCGCTGCTCGTGAATTATGGGGACGATGAGCAAAGAACGAATGCTATGTGACCAATAGCGGCCGAACTCCCGGCGAGAGGTGGTCCAGGTATCGTCACACCTAAGCATCAGGCCCGCACGCGCGCACTCGTCCGCAAGTCGGTCATCTTCGAGAATGGACGCGCCGACGTGGGCGCGAGTGATCAAGCGTTCCCGCTCCAGGAGTTTGAGAACCATCGCATCGGCTTGAAGCACTGCCATGGCTCTCGCGGTCACCAAACGCATGGCCGCCTCAAGCCGACTCGCGGCCGCGGCCGAGTTTTGCTGCACGATAAGCAATGGGGAAGCCGCGCTCATTTAAAGTGACGACCGGCGAAGAGGTTTGCTCAATTTATACACCAATTCAGCCCCCAGATTGAGAGGATTTCGGTGCAGGAAATCGGCCGAAAGGGCAAGAGCACCGCGGCATTCGGACAATACCGAGGTGGACGTCGGCTATCCGCGCCCGGCGTTTTCCAGCGCGGCTGCGACGTACTGGATCTGTTCCCGGGTAAGTTCCGGATAGATAGGTAAGGAAAGCACTTCCGCAGCTGCCTGCTCGCTTTGGGGCAGGTCTCCTGGCTTGTAGTGCAAATCCTTATACGCCGGCTGCAAATGTAATGGCACCGGATAATAAACCGTACTTCCGATGTTGCGTTCTGCCAGATATTTCTGAACCAAGTCTCGCTTCGGCAGGAGAACGGTGTACTGATGGAACACATGCGTACCCCAATCGGCACGTTTGGGCGCAACTAACCCCCTTATTTTTTTGAGCAGCGAGTCGTACGTCGAAGCGTGGCCGGTTCGCGCGCGGTTCCACTCATCCAGATGCCGCAGTTTAACCCGCAGCACGGCGGCTTGAATTTCGTCGAGCCGACTGTTGTAGCCGATTTCTTCGCTCACATATTTATGGACGAAGCCATAGTTCCGCAATTTATGGATTCGCGCGCTGATCTCTTCTGAGTTGGTCACCACCATGCCACCGTCTCCCCACGCCCCAAGATTCTTCGTGGGATAGAAGCTGATGCAGCCCACGTCCCCCACGGATCCAGTACGCCGGCCATGATAGGTAGCGCCGATCGCCTGGGCGTTATCTTCAATGACGCGTAAACCGTGACGCCGTGCGATTTCGATGATCGGCTCCATGTTTGCGGCCTGGCCGTAGAGGTGCACCGGCATGATGGCTCTGGTGTGCGAGGTGATTTTCGATTCGAGCTGGGCTGGATCGAGAGTGAACGTGTCTCGCTGAATGTCGGCAAAGACCGGAGTTGCGCCGAGCAAACTTACCGCGCCAGCACTGGCAAAAAATGTAAACGCAGGAACGATCACTTCGTCGCCTGGGCCGACCGCACAGGCCTTCAGGGCGAGAATCAGCGCATCTGTTCCCGAAGCCAACCCGGTCGCATAGCGGGTGCCACAATAGGCGGCGATTTCTTTCTCAAGAGCTTCAACCTGCGGTCCCAATATGAAATGTTGCGACTCATACACTTCACGCAGCGCATCCTGAATTTGCTCCCGAATGGATGCGTACTGCCGGTTTAGATCCAGCACGGGGACCGATTGACTGGTAATCGTGGTCACGCGAGTTAAATGTATCCCAGCCCGGCAAGGCGGTCGTGAATGATGGCGTCTCCTTCTCCGGAGTCGCCCCGCCGTTTGTCGAGGCCGGCCACCAGCGAACGTCCCTGCATGGTGTCTGGCACTTCATAACCTGCCAGATCGAGCAAGGTCGGTGCAATATCCAAAAGTTTTGCACCTTCAAATTCGCCCCTGAGCGGACAATTCGGTGCAGCCAGGATGAACATGCCAAATTGCGCGTGGTTGCAGGCATCAGGACCGGTGTCGTTCTCTTGAACATGCACGCTAGGATGGCCAACGCTGCCGATAGACCGCCACAAAAGTCCCCCGAAATGCACAATCAGGTCGGGGGCGACGTTTCGGACCTGGCGATAGAGTTCATCCGGCTTGAAGACAAGCGACTTGAGCGGCTGGCCCTTGTGGTCAGTTAAGCTCTCGAATTTAGCTTTGATCTGATCGCGGAACGATGCGTAGTCGCTGGCGGGAACCACGCCTTGCGGCTCGCGACCCTGCACATTGAAGAAGACGCGCGCGTAATAGCCGCCTTCACTCCACACCCGGGTCTTTGCCCAATTCACGTCCAACTTGTTAAACGGAGTCACACCCTGCGGCTCTTTATTGAGGACCAGCAGGCCCTGTTCTATGAGCCACTGGTTGACTGCGAAACCGCCGTCGAGCCTCTGCGCGCCGTGGTCGGAGACTACTAGCAGAACCGTGTCTTCATCCACGGTTTCCATTACACGCCCGATCTGTTCATCGAGCCAAAGGTAATAGTCGGGAATCACGCTCTCATACGGATTGCCCGCGCGGTAGTTAACGTGTTGCTTGTCAAAATAGTCCCAAAAGCCGTGGTGAACGCGGTCCAGTCCGATATCAACAAAATGGAAATAGTCCCACTCCTGGTCCTGTAATAACCAATGCACCACCTTCCATTGTTTCCGGCTCATCTCGAAAATTTCGTCGCGTAGCCAATCCTTCCGATCGGTGCGGAAATTCTTTACGTCTACCGGATACTCGCCCACCAATTCCGTAATCTTGGTTTTGATACTCGCCGGGTAAGTGAACTCGTCTTTGGAAGCATCTGGAGTAAGGAAGCACCCAACGCTGATTCCGTTTACACGCCGCGGCGGAAAATTTGGCGGGACGCCGACAATAACGGATTTTTTTCCTTCTCGCGCAATGTGGTCCCAGATTGCTAATGCTTTGATAGAGGCGGAAGTCGCAAACTTCAGATGATCGTAGGAGTGGTCAGCTCGATTGCGAAATCCGTACACTCCGAGCGAGCCTGGGTCCTGGCTCGTACTCATGCACATCCAGGCAGGCACCGTGATAGGAGGAACCACGCTCTCCAGGCGGCCGTACACGCCCAAGTCCATCAGCCGGCGCAGGTTGACCAGACGTTCATTATTAAAAATAATCTCAGGCGCGGCGCAGTCCAGCCCGAGAACGCAGATTTTCATGGATTCACGATATCAGAGCAACGGTACTCTAGACGAGCCGAGCAAAGGAGCCGATCAGAGAAGAGACTGCCCCTCCATCGCCGCCGTAGGGGGAACATCCAGGAAGCCGAGAATGGTTGGCGCCAGGTCAATCATGCGGGCGGTTTCGCGACGCCCTACGCGATTGAGAAGCAGAATTCCGGGCACAGCAGTGGGATCCACAATGTGGTCCCCACTCCAGCGGCGCGTATTATCTTCCAGTAGGGAATTTGCAAACCCGCCCATCGCGCTCTGCCATGAAACGCGAAATCCGGGATTGAAGTTCACGAGCAGGTCGGGTGCATCGCCAACATAAGCGCCGGAGTAAATCTTTTCCCGGCGAGAAACGCTGCAAACGGCAGGACGCTGGGTTTGCGCGTCGGCTGCTCCGGTCAGGCCCTCTTCAATGGCTTTCCGCACCCGCTCCGCCTCGCCGTTTTGTTCCAGAATGCCAGCGCTCTCCCGGCCGCGCAGATTTAAATAAATCCCGCCCAGCCCAACCGCGTACGCGTAGGTTTTTGTCCAATCAACCTGCGCGAATCCATTCAGTTCTTCACCAGGCTTCCGTCCATTTTTCAGCGCCAGCAGGCCCTGCTGCCATAACCAGGTATTAGTGTCGAAGGATCGCCGAAAAGAACCGAAGCCGTGATCAGAGAGCACTACCAGCAATGTGTTCTCATCTACGTTTTCCAGCACACGGCCCAGCAGCTTGTCGCATCGCTGATATAGCTCCTCGATCCGGTAAGCGGCCTTGGCCGCCAGTTCAGGATTGAAAGAGGGATGTTCCCGGTCACGGAACCGCCAGAACATATGCTGGAAGCGGTCTGGCGTATCGAAAAGAACGAAGAAAAAACCTTCGCTGAATCGCTCAAGTTCGAACCACATCATTTTTTCGCGCTCTTCAAGGACAAGCGCGCATTGATCGCAAAATGCGTCCTCATCGAAGCGACCGTTGTTATGGCCGGTGTGATCCTCGGCCATCCCCAGCGTTGAAAAAGGCCCAATGCCCTCCGCCAGCTGCCTCGCGTAATCGGCGGGTGCCGAAACCGGAAACAGCGGCGCAGCAGGGTCGAAGTTCACCGGCGACGCATAAAATTCCAGATGTGGTGAGAGCTGGCGTACGTAGAATCGCACCAGCCCTGAAACCGACTGCAGCATGGAAAGTTTGAATTTCACCCGTATCCATGGCCCCCAGCTCTTTTCCGCGATTTCTACAGTGCTGGGCGCTCCACCGGTTTCGAAAAGCAGCTGGCGGCGCGCTTGATCCACGCGCACTCGAATCTCGCTGGTGAGATCTGCCACCGGCTTCACTCGAGTGTTGCGCGGGCCGATCACATGCGTGCGGAGATTGTCGCCTTGCTCCAGATAAACGAGTTGCTCGTTTTCTTGTTGTTCAACGCTCTTGTCCTGCGTATAGAACGTACCGGTTCCCTGGCCGCCGCGAAGATCGGGCGTGCCCACTCCGGCGAGAATTCTGCCCGAATCCGCATCCGGTGGAAAGGTGCATGGGCAGCGCAGGACGGTACTCGGCACTCCGGCCTTGGCGAGCACCTGCCAGATCGGCATCCCTCTCCTGCGGCTCACGACTCGTGGCTGCGCCAGCATGCTCTTGGGCCGCTCAAAACGGCTGAGGGCGAGATCAGGCTGGTAGGTCTCCGGATTGCGGCAGATGAAATCAAAAATGCCGTGCCCGCCGGGATTGGTGCCGGTAGCGAAAGTGGACCAGGCCACCGGGGTTTGCGCGGGGTACGTGGTCTGCAACCGTCCGTAGGAGCCAAGGGTTTTCAGCTTGGCAAAATTCGGCAGCTCGCCTCGGCCCATCATGGACTCGACAATGGACGGCTCAAGGCCATCGAGGCCAAGTACCAAGACCTTCTTTTTCACACTACTCTCTGATGTGCGAGTTTTCGGATATTCCGGAAGATTGGGACGCCGGGCCGTCCGCCGTTTCGGAAGGTTTGTGCGCTTTGAACAAATTCAGGAGTTTTCCCAGGACGACGAGCACCTTGTTCCAAAAAATGAGCAGAAAGGCGAACACCGCCGCCAGTCCAGAGGTCAAGGGCATCAACTGGTCGGGGCCACCATACAGAAGTGCGAGAATGGGAAACGTCATCTGGCTCCTTGGGGGTCCGGGTCTAGCTAGGATAACACCGCCGAGAAGAACCGTTCAGCAACAACGGACTAGTCGCTATCGTGACGGTTGTGATTACTGTCCCCGATTTGCCGCGCCGACACTTGTGTCAGCCAGCCCGAGTAATGTGCTGAGTTCTTCGAAAATCCCTGGTCCGCTGGCTACCAGCCCTCGTAGCCGCACCTGTTCATTGTTGAAGCGAAGAGGAGCGCCATCTATGGTGCGGATCACGCCTCCGGCAGCCTCAACCAAAGCAGTCCCCGCGGCGACGTCCCACTCGTGTTTCGGAAACAATGTCCAGGTTGCATCCGCCAGGCCGGCGGCTACCAGCGCCAGTTTGTATGCCACCGATCCCATCGGGCGGAACTTAAAAGGCTCATTGGTAAACCGCGTCCAATCTCCGCGTCTTGATTCGCTCCGGCTCGCCAGCACGACTGCGCCCTCGAAGATGGTCCTTGAAGTAGTCTTCACGGGTTGGCCATTGTAGGTGACGCCGCTCTGGCGCGAGCCCAGGAAAACCTCCCCCGTGCAAGGATTGCAAATCCCACCCGCAACAGCTTCGCCGTCTTCCACCAGTCCAATCGAAATACACCACTCAGGGACACTCGCCAGAAATTCCTTGGTACCGTCTAAGGGATCCACGACCCATAAGCGCCGATTGCGCAAGCGCTTGAGATCGTCGGTGGTTTCTTCTGAAAGCCAGCCTTCACCATCGCGAACTAACGCCTGGCGGAGCACGTCGTTAATGGCGTGATCGGCCGCAGTTACCGGGCTACCGCCACTCTTGAGCGCTACCTCTACGCATCCCGGCGTGAACCGCGATGCTACCGAGGCTCCGGCTTGTAGTGCCGATTGAATTCTGCTCAGTATTTGGGAATCAGCCATGTCGAAGGTTCCGACTCACGCCGCGACGCCATTGCCAGCGATATAGCCTTGGCGCTCCAGATGAAGAATGATTTCCTGTGCTGCCTCTTCAGGTGTGGTCTCGCTGGTATCAATCGTTACTTCTGCGTCAGCCGGAACTTCGTAGGGATCGGAGATTCCGGTGAACTGTTTCACAATTCCAGCGCGTGCTTTGGCGTACAGTCCTTTGCGGTCGCGTTGCTCGCAAATTTCAATAGGAGTGGCTATGTGGACAAGAATAAATCCGCCTCCCGACTCCACCCCGGCTCGCACTTCCTTACGAATAGTGTCGAAGGGGGCAATGGGCGCGCAGATCGCGATGCCTCCATTTTTTGTGATCTCCGAAGCTACAAATCCAATGCGGCGAATGTTGATATCACGATGTTCCTTGGAGAAGCCGAGTTCGGACGAAAGATGCTTGCGGACCAGATCACCATCCAGCAGCGTGACCGGGCGACCGCCGACCTCAAGGAATTTCACCATCAAAGCGTTGGCAATGGTGGATTTTCCGGAGCCGGACAATCCCGTAAAAAACACGGTGAAGCCCTGGCGATGGCGAGGCGGATGACTGCGTCGCAGTTCCTTGGCTACCTCCGGAAAGGTAAACCACTCCGGAATTTCGGCCCCTTCAGCCAGCCGCCGCCGAAGTTCGGTACCTGAAATGTTCAGCGCGCGCGTGCCTGCCGGAACCTGGTCCTCGGGGACGTAGCGCGCCAGGTCTTCAACATAAACCATCATGTTGAAGGGAAGCATGCCGACCCCTAGCTCCGCCTCATGCTTGGCCAGCAGGTGCTGGGCGTCATAGGGTCCGTAGAACGGCTTGCCGGCAGAGTCGGCGCCTGGGCCCGCGTGGTCTCTTCCGACAATTAAGTGCGAAGCACCGTAATTTTTGCGGATGATGGCGTGCCACACGCATTCGCGCGGTCCGCCCATGCGCATTGCCAGCGGCAGCAGCGCGAGCTTAGCGGTGTCTTTGGCATGATGCGGCAGGATCGCTTGATAGCAGCGTACGCGCGTGTAGTGGTCAACATCGCCCGGCTTGGTCATGCCAACCGAAGGATGGATCAGCACATTGGCTGCGACCTCTTTGGCCGCCCGCATGGTCAATTCAAAGTGAGCGCGGTGCATGGGATTCCGGGTCTGGAAGGCAACAACTCGTTTCCATCCCAGTCGCGAAAACTCTGCCCGCAACTCCGCCGGTGTAAGCCGTAAAGAGCGAAAGTCATAATGCGTGGGAAGCTGTAGCCCTTCGAGCCGGCCACCGAGGTAATAGGAATGCGCTTTTTGCGCCAGGTATCCAACCCCCGGATGCTCCGGGTTGGTTGTCCCAAACACCATCTGTGCCTCAGCCAGTTTATCGGCCTGCCAGATCTCTTCTACCTGCAAAACTGCCAGCATCACGCCCTCAGGATCACGAAGCGCAATACTCTGCCCGGAGCGCAACTTGCTCGCGAATTCCTCGGGAACATCAAGATTGATGGGCATCGGCCACAGCGTTCCATTCGCCAGCCGCATGGATGAACAGACGGTCTCATAATCCGCCTTGCCCATGAAACCGCGCAACGGCGAGAATCCCCCGTTCAGCAGCAGTTCCAGATCGCATAGCTGACGTGCCGTCAGGTCCCAGGAGGACCAATCACGAGATTTCGCCCGCAACTCCGCCTTTCTCTCTGGCGAGGCCATCAGGTCAATGAGTTCGCCGCCGTGGGGCGGGTTCAGATGGGAAGAAACAGTCTTTGTTGGCGAAGATACTTCCGACTTCGACCGATCAAGTATAGCCACTTCCGTACTCCTTGAAAGAGAGTTCCCTCAGGTCTTCAAAAAGAAGGACGCCAATTCCTGGAAATGCTTTCTCCGATTCTACATTGATTGGGAACGCGCAGAAACGTGCAATAAATATCTTTACGCCTCGAGTGAGCTCGAGACGCAGAAGATCCTAGTGCTTTGACAGGAGAAGAGTTACAGGGGCAGTCCTAGCTGCCCCTGTCCTCAGAAGTGGAATCTCAAACTGCCACCCACTGTGCGCGAAGGAGCGTACTGAATCGGAATTTCTTCGCTCTCCTTTGCGATCTGGTAGCGACTGTCTGAGATGTTGGTCACATCAAATTGCAGGTCCAGGCGCCTTGGTTCAGCATTCCACAGATTGAAGCCAGCGGCTAGATCAGCACTCAAGTGTTGCGGCAGACGCGGCCCAAATTCCACGAGCGTTCCGCTACCGTACCGTAATGCTGAGCCCATCCATGAGTCGCGCCACCGGCGATGATAAAAGATGTTCGCCGTGGCCGTGTGTGTCTGGTCGAAAGCCGGTGAGATCCTTTGCTGTGGCCGCAACGGCTCATTCCCTGCAAAGCCGCCGGTGATCGGCCCATAGAAAAAGGTCCGTCCTACCGCATACTGAAATCGCCCGGTGATGCCGCGCGCTTCCAATTGCTTCATGTTCAAGACAAGTTCAGCGCCTTGCGAACGCGCGGTATGAAAATTGATGGGTAGGAAGATCCGAGAAATGCTGATCTCATGATTCTCGAAACTGTTGTGTCCGGTGTGCAAATAGGTATTCAATTCCAGGCTCATACGCGGCTGCAATTCCTGTGCCCACCCAATCTCAAAATAATTCTGCGTGTAAGCTCTCACGTTGCCAACCCGCTTTTCAGGGTCCAGCGCGGTGCGTCCCATGAAGCTCGCGAGCAAAGAGTATTCGATCGGGGGAGGCGAGAAAAAGCGATTGTAGGCAGCGTGTATGACTGATTTCGACTTTTCGATGTGATAGGCAAGACCAATTCGCGGGCTGGTCTGCACCGCGGTGTCTACCAAATCGAAATGGTCATATCGGACGCCCAAATCCATCGCCAAATTACGCAATGGCGAAAAGTGGTCCTGCACATACATGCTGGCCTGACCGCCGCGTAGTCCGCCGCTGAAAGCGGGAAAGCTATCCGGATCGCCGCGGGGATCGAAGAAGAAACTTTCCAGTTCGCGCAAGCGCACAAGGTCAACGCCGGCTTTTATCAGGTGACCGCGCCAGATATGTGAAACATCGCTCTTGATCCCCAACGTCAAAGCACTACGGGAAGCAGTAGAAACCGGAGTGATAGGGTCGCTGGTCGGCAGCACCCTATCCGAGCCCAGCCGTTGGTAAAGCGATGTCGAGAGAAGCGTGTCAGAGCTAAACGTGTGCCGCCAATTGAGGATTGCAGTCTGTTGCCGCAAATGGCGTTGCGCGTTGCGGCCAACCGCCTGGTCGTCCGGTATGTTTGGCTGCTGGAAATTGGCGCCATCGCCCATCAGCAGCAGTTTGAAGGCGTCTTTGCCGTGAGCATTCCAGTCAAGTTGAACCGTGCTCCGCGCGCCTTTGCCGAAGTCATACAGTTCTTCCGGCGCAGGAGGATCCAGATATCTGCCTGAGGTGAACCCATCTACAAAGGCGTAATAACCCAGCTTCTTGTACTGGCCGCCGTAGTCGGCATTCAGATCATAATTGTCGAGCGTTGCCCCGCGGTAGTTTACGTCCCCGTGACCACCCAGATCGGCTCCTGAGCGGGTGGTAATATCCAAAACTCCGCCAAATCGGTTGCCGTATTCAGGAGTGAAGCCTCCCGTCATCAGATCCACAGTTTCAAAGATCTGCGGACTCACTCCAGGGCTAAATTGCGGTTGCGTGTTGTCCAGAAACGACACGCCGTTAATGAATTCATGAAGCGAAAATTCATTGCCGCGAACATTGATGAAATTGTCGTGGCTCTGACTGGCGCCGGGCATGAGGTTGGAGACCAGCGCGTTTGTGCTCTCCACCATCGGTTCAGGAAGAGCATCCAAATCCTGCCGAGTAAAGGTGTACGCCGTCCCCGTCTTCTCTGGATCAATGCTCTGATATTCGCTGTGAACTTGAACGGTCTCCTGCACAGCTTCCTTGCGATTCAATTCCACTGTGAGCGTGACTGGCTGGCGAGATCGCAGCACGAACTGATAGGTAGAGGGATAAAAT containing:
- a CDS encoding alkaline phosphatase family protein, whose product is MKKKVLVLGLDGLEPSIVESMMGRGELPNFAKLKTLGSYGRLQTTYPAQTPVAWSTFATGTNPGGHGIFDFICRNPETYQPDLALSRFERPKSMLAQPRVVSRRRGMPIWQVLAKAGVPSTVLRCPCTFPPDADSGRILAGVGTPDLRGGQGTGTFYTQDKSVEQQENEQLVYLEQGDNLRTHVIGPRNTRVKPVADLTSEIRVRVDQARRQLLFETGGAPSTVEIAEKSWGPWIRVKFKLSMLQSVSGLVRFYVRQLSPHLEFYASPVNFDPAAPLFPVSAPADYARQLAEGIGPFSTLGMAEDHTGHNNGRFDEDAFCDQCALVLEEREKMMWFELERFSEGFFFVLFDTPDRFQHMFWRFRDREHPSFNPELAAKAAYRIEELYQRCDKLLGRVLENVDENTLLVVLSDHGFGSFRRSFDTNTWLWQQGLLALKNGRKPGEELNGFAQVDWTKTYAYAVGLGGIYLNLRGRESAGILEQNGEAERVRKAIEEGLTGAADAQTQRPAVCSVSRREKIYSGAYVGDAPDLLVNFNPGFRVSWQSAMGGFANSLLEDNTRRWSGDHIVDPTAVPGILLLNRVGRRETARMIDLAPTILGFLDVPPTAAMEGQSLL
- a CDS encoding bifunctional sulfate adenylyltransferase/adenylylsulfate kinase, translated to MAILDRSKSEVSSPTKTVSSHLNPPHGGELIDLMASPERKAELRAKSRDWSSWDLTARQLCDLELLLNGGFSPLRGFMGKADYETVCSSMRLANGTLWPMPINLDVPEEFASKLRSGQSIALRDPEGVMLAVLQVEEIWQADKLAEAQMVFGTTNPEHPGVGYLAQKAHSYYLGGRLEGLQLPTHYDFRSLRLTPAELRAEFSRLGWKRVVAFQTRNPMHRAHFELTMRAAKEVAANVLIHPSVGMTKPGDVDHYTRVRCYQAILPHHAKDTAKLALLPLAMRMGGPRECVWHAIIRKNYGASHLIVGRDHAGPGADSAGKPFYGPYDAQHLLAKHEAELGVGMLPFNMMVYVEDLARYVPEDQVPAGTRALNISGTELRRRLAEGAEIPEWFTFPEVAKELRRSHPPRHRQGFTVFFTGLSGSGKSTIANALMVKFLEVGGRPVTLLDGDLVRKHLSSELGFSKEHRDINIRRIGFVASEITKNGGIAICAPIAPFDTIRKEVRAGVESGGGFILVHIATPIEICEQRDRKGLYAKARAGIVKQFTGISDPYEVPADAEVTIDTSETTPEEAAQEIILHLERQGYIAGNGVAA
- a CDS encoding TonB-dependent receptor, with the protein product MVQRFFCLFFFLIIGVASSSAQAVVEGNVRDSKGQPLASVTVSVERSENKVTQQTTTDADGKFRFTSLDAGDYSLKTEAPGFYPSTYQFVLRSRQPVTLTVELNRKEAVQETVQVHSEYQSIDPEKTGTAYTFTRQDLDALPEPMVESTNALVSNLMPGASQSHDNFINVRGNEFSLHEFINGVSFLDNTQPQFSPGVSPQIFETVDLMTGGFTPEYGNRFGGVLDITTRSGADLGGHGDVNYRGATLDNYDLNADYGGQYKKLGYYAFVDGFTSGRYLDPPAPEELYDFGKGARSTVQLDWNAHGKDAFKLLLMGDGANFQQPNIPDDQAVGRNAQRHLRQQTAILNWRHTFSSDTLLSTSLYQRLGSDRVLPTSDPITPVSTASRSALTLGIKSDVSHIWRGHLIKAGVDLVRLRELESFFFDPRGDPDSFPAFSGGLRGGQASMYVQDHFSPLRNLAMDLGVRYDHFDLVDTAVQTSPRIGLAYHIEKSKSVIHAAYNRFFSPPPIEYSLLASFMGRTALDPEKRVGNVRAYTQNYFEIGWAQELQPRMSLELNTYLHTGHNSFENHEISISRIFLPINFHTARSQGAELVLNMKQLEARGITGRFQYAVGRTFFYGPITGGFAGNEPLRPQQRISPAFDQTHTATANIFYHRRWRDSWMGSALRYGSGTLVEFGPRLPQHLSADLAAGFNLWNAEPRRLDLQFDVTNISDSRYQIAKESEEIPIQYAPSRTVGGSLRFHF
- a CDS encoding DegT/DnrJ/EryC1/StrS family aminotransferase, with translation MTTITSQSVPVLDLNRQYASIREQIQDALREVYESQHFILGPQVEALEKEIAAYCGTRYATGLASGTDALILALKACAVGPGDEVIVPAFTFFASAGAVSLLGATPVFADIQRDTFTLDPAQLESKITSHTRAIMPVHLYGQAANMEPIIEIARRHGLRVIEDNAQAIGATYHGRRTGSVGDVGCISFYPTKNLGAWGDGGMVVTNSEEISARIHKLRNYGFVHKYVSEEIGYNSRLDEIQAAVLRVKLRHLDEWNRARTGHASTYDSLLKKIRGLVAPKRADWGTHVFHQYTVLLPKRDLVQKYLAERNIGSTVYYPVPLHLQPAYKDLHYKPGDLPQSEQAAAEVLSLPIYPELTREQIQYVAAALENAGRG
- a CDS encoding tetratricopeptide repeat protein; protein product: MSAASPLLIVQQNSAAAASRLEAAMRLVTARAMAVLQADAMVLKLLERERLITRAHVGASILEDDRLADECARAGLMLRCDDTWTTSRREFGRYWSHSIRSLLIVPIIHEQRMLGVLEIFSNLPSTFTQLQPKTLQLVIGWIVTALADVAGIDHRLAAVASNAQTATVPRESPVTAPQAPIAEPRVKDTRLSHAYWVPAAIALTIAVIGFVVSLDTGLFHARISALRVNSHERKATQLIAQGRLDAAIAELNTALAAQPRNVQLHYDLGAALFRQGKFASSAASFRNALHLQPNFAGGHSGLGMSLFHLKQEEPAIVEFYMAVRDNPLDADSHYYLGVLLASKGMTREAIDEYRQAIRIHFKLAAAHTGMALAEWSLGTHTSSAQAAQHFENAWDEVHTAQSLGAAVDPAFLTALRERMPDPAEQN
- a CDS encoding 3'(2'),5'-bisphosphate nucleotidase CysQ; the protein is MADSQILSRIQSALQAGASVASRFTPGCVEVALKSGGSPVTAADHAINDVLRQALVRDGEGWLSEETTDDLKRLRNRRLWVVDPLDGTKEFLASVPEWCISIGLVEDGEAVAGGICNPCTGEVFLGSRQSGVTYNGQPVKTTSRTIFEGAVVLASRSESRRGDWTRFTNEPFKFRPMGSVAYKLALVAAGLADATWTLFPKHEWDVAAGTALVEAAGGVIRTIDGAPLRFNNEQVRLRGLVASGPGIFEELSTLLGLADTSVGAANRGQ
- a CDS encoding alkaline phosphatase family protein, with protein sequence MKICVLGLDCAAPEIIFNNERLVNLRRLMDLGVYGRLESVVPPITVPAWMCMSTSQDPGSLGVYGFRNRADHSYDHLKFATSASIKALAIWDHIAREGKKSVIVGVPPNFPPRRVNGISVGCFLTPDASKDEFTYPASIKTKITELVGEYPVDVKNFRTDRKDWLRDEIFEMSRKQWKVVHWLLQDQEWDYFHFVDIGLDRVHHGFWDYFDKQHVNYRAGNPYESVIPDYYLWLDEQIGRVMETVDEDTVLLVVSDHGAQRLDGGFAVNQWLIEQGLLVLNKEPQGVTPFNKLDVNWAKTRVWSEGGYYARVFFNVQGREPQGVVPASDYASFRDQIKAKFESLTDHKGQPLKSLVFKPDELYRQVRNVAPDLIVHFGGLLWRSIGSVGHPSVHVQENDTGPDACNHAQFGMFILAAPNCPLRGEFEGAKLLDIAPTLLDLAGYEVPDTMQGRSLVAGLDKRRGDSGEGDAIIHDRLAGLGYI